A genomic window from Streptomyces sp. NBC_01429 includes:
- a CDS encoding alpha-1,4-glucan--maltose-1-phosphate maltosyltransferase: protein MIGRIPVLDVAPLVDCGRRPTKAVRGESFQVTATVFREGHDAVAANVVLMDPGGRPGPWTPMAELAPGTDRWGAEVTPTEEGRWTYTVEAWSDPVATWRHAASVKIPAGDDPKDIALVLAEGARLYDRAAAGVPKRDGREAVLAAADTLRDTSLPARARLEAALAPEVDAALARHPLRDLVTASRPVPLLVERRRALYGSWYELFPRSEGAVVEKGEPPVSGTFRTAARRLPAVAAMGFDVVYLPPIHPIGTTHRKGANNSLTPGPDDVGVPWAIGSADGGHDAIHAELGTIEDFDHFVESARTLRMEVALDFALQCSPDHPWVTKHPEWFHHRADGSIAYAENPPKKYQDIYPIAFDSDLRGLVRETTRVLRHWMAHGVRIFRVDNPHTKPVIFWEKVIANINRTDPDVIFLAEAFTRPAMMRTLGAVGFQQSYTYFTWRTTKRELTEYLTELSGESAASMRPNFFVNTPDILHAYLQEGGRPAFEVRAVLAATMAPSWGVYAGYELCENSPVRPGSEEYLDSEKYQLRPRDWEAAEREGRTIAPLITRLNRIRRRHPALQQLRDIHFHHADNDAVIAYSKRSGTDIVLVVVNLDPHHTQEATVSLDMERLGLSWHETVPVRDELTGQTYHWGSSNYVRLEPGATPAHIVVLRPSPPIGGSPTS from the coding sequence CTGATTGGTCGTATCCCCGTCCTGGACGTAGCACCGCTCGTCGACTGCGGCAGACGCCCCACGAAGGCGGTGCGCGGTGAGTCCTTCCAGGTCACCGCCACCGTCTTCCGCGAGGGCCACGACGCCGTCGCGGCCAATGTCGTCCTCATGGACCCCGGCGGCCGGCCGGGCCCCTGGACCCCCATGGCAGAACTCGCCCCCGGCACCGACCGCTGGGGCGCCGAGGTCACCCCCACCGAGGAAGGCCGCTGGACCTACACCGTCGAGGCGTGGAGCGACCCGGTCGCCACCTGGCGCCACGCCGCCTCCGTCAAGATCCCGGCGGGTGACGACCCGAAGGACATCGCGCTGGTCCTCGCGGAGGGCGCGCGGTTGTACGACCGGGCCGCCGCCGGGGTGCCCAAGCGCGACGGCCGGGAAGCGGTGCTGGCCGCCGCCGACACCCTGCGCGACACCTCGCTGCCGGCCCGCGCCCGGCTGGAGGCGGCGCTCGCCCCCGAGGTGGACGCGGCGCTCGCCCGTCATCCGCTGCGCGACCTGGTCACCGCCTCGCGCCCGGTCCCGCTGCTGGTGGAGCGGCGGCGCGCGCTGTACGGATCGTGGTACGAGCTGTTCCCGCGCTCGGAGGGCGCCGTCGTCGAGAAGGGCGAGCCGCCGGTCAGCGGCACCTTCAGAACGGCCGCGCGGCGGCTGCCCGCTGTCGCCGCGATGGGCTTCGACGTCGTGTACCTGCCGCCGATCCACCCCATCGGCACCACGCACCGCAAGGGTGCCAACAACAGCCTCACCCCCGGCCCCGACGACGTCGGCGTGCCCTGGGCGATCGGCTCGGCCGACGGCGGCCACGACGCGATCCACGCCGAGCTGGGCACGATCGAGGACTTCGACCACTTCGTGGAGAGCGCCCGCACCCTGCGGATGGAGGTCGCGCTCGACTTCGCGCTCCAGTGCTCCCCCGACCATCCCTGGGTCACCAAGCACCCCGAGTGGTTCCACCACCGCGCCGACGGCTCGATCGCGTACGCGGAGAACCCGCCGAAGAAGTACCAGGACATCTACCCGATCGCCTTCGACAGCGATCTGCGCGGCCTGGTCAGGGAGACCACCCGGGTGCTGCGCCACTGGATGGCCCACGGGGTGCGGATCTTCCGCGTCGACAATCCGCACACGAAGCCGGTGATCTTCTGGGAGAAGGTCATCGCGAACATCAACCGGACCGATCCCGACGTGATCTTCCTGGCCGAGGCGTTCACCCGGCCCGCGATGATGCGCACGCTCGGCGCGGTCGGCTTCCAGCAGTCGTATACGTATTTCACCTGGCGCACCACCAAGCGGGAGCTGACGGAGTACCTGACGGAGCTGTCGGGCGAGTCCGCCGCTTCCATGCGGCCGAACTTCTTCGTGAACACGCCGGACATCCTGCACGCCTACCTCCAGGAGGGCGGCCGTCCGGCGTTCGAGGTGCGGGCGGTGCTGGCGGCGACGATGGCTCCGTCGTGGGGTGTGTACGCGGGATATGAACTTTGCGAGAACTCCCCCGTCAGGCCCGGCAGCGAGGAGTACCTTGACTCCGAGAAGTACCAGCTGAGGCCCCGGGACTGGGAAGCGGCCGAGCGCGAGGGCCGCACCATCGCCCCCCTGATCACCCGGCTGAACCGGATCCGGCGGCGGCATCCCGCCCTCCAGCAGCTGCGTGACATCCACTTCCACCACGCGGACAACGACGCGGTCATCGCGTACAGCAAGAGGTCGGGCACGGACATCGTTCTGGTGGTCGTCAACCTCGACCCTCACCACACCCAGGAGGCGACGGTCTCGTTGGACATGGAGCGGCTCGGCCTCTCGTGGCACGAGACCGTTCCGGTACGCGACGAGCTGACCGGCCAGACCTATCACTGGGGCAGCTCCAACTATGTGCGCCTAGAGCCGGGCGCCACGCCCGCGCACATCGTGGTTCTGCGACCGTCCCCGCCGATCGGAGGGTCACCCACATCATGA
- a CDS encoding SDR family oxidoreductase produces the protein MRVFVTGASGWIGSAVVPELLGAGHQVVGLARSDASAEALAAAGAEVRRGSLDDLDALRETAAASDGVIHLAFKHDIAFAGDFKGASDADRRAVDALGEALAGSGRPLVIASGTIGVTPGRLATEKDSADPSVSPRSATADATLALADRGVRSAVLRLAPTVHGRGDIGFVATLISIARAKGVSGYIGDGANRWPAVHRLDAATLFRLAVEKAPAGSVLHGVAEEGVPLRVIAETIGHHLGLPVESVSPEDAGAHFGWLADFLKVDSPSSNTLTRELLGWRPTGPGLIADLDEGHYFDER, from the coding sequence ATGCGTGTTTTCGTCACCGGAGCGTCCGGCTGGATCGGTTCCGCCGTCGTTCCCGAACTGCTCGGGGCGGGTCATCAGGTCGTCGGGCTCGCCCGCTCGGACGCCTCCGCCGAGGCGCTCGCCGCCGCCGGGGCCGAGGTGCGGCGCGGCTCGCTCGACGATCTCGACGCTCTGCGCGAGACCGCCGCCGCGTCGGACGGCGTGATCCATCTGGCCTTCAAGCACGACATCGCGTTCGCCGGGGACTTCAAGGGCGCCTCCGACGCGGACCGCCGCGCCGTCGACGCCCTCGGCGAGGCGCTCGCGGGCTCCGGCCGGCCGCTCGTCATCGCCTCCGGGACGATCGGGGTGACCCCGGGACGCCTGGCGACCGAGAAGGACTCCGCCGATCCGTCGGTCTCGCCCCGGTCCGCCACCGCCGACGCCACGCTCGCCCTCGCCGACCGGGGCGTCCGCTCGGCGGTCCTGCGCCTGGCGCCGACGGTCCACGGCAGGGGGGACATCGGCTTCGTCGCGACCCTGATCTCCATCGCCCGCGCCAAGGGGGTCTCCGGCTACATCGGTGACGGCGCCAACCGCTGGCCGGCCGTGCACCGCCTCGACGCCGCGACGCTGTTCCGGCTGGCCGTGGAGAAGGCTCCGGCGGGATCGGTGCTGCACGGGGTCGCGGAGGAGGGCGTGCCGCTCCGCGTCATCGCCGAGACCATCGGCCACCACCTCGGCCTCCCGGTGGAGTCGGTCTCCCCCGAGGACGCGGGCGCGCACTTCGGCTGGCTGGCCGATTTCCTGAAGGTCGACAGCCCGTCCTCCAACACCCTGACCCGCGAGCTGCTCGGCTGGCGGCCGACGGGCCCCGGCCTCATCGCCGACCTCGATGAGGGGCACTACTTCGACGAACGGTGA
- a CDS encoding TetR family transcriptional regulator — protein MSRWEPNARGRLEQAALELYSARGFEQTAVAEIARRAGLTERTFFRHFADKREVLFGSSGAFQDLFVAGVEGAPDGAAPIDAIAGALAGVGVFFDGRREHSRQRQAVIVANAELRERELIKLASLASAMAGTLRARGVADPAASLAAEAGIAVFKIAFERWIEDGEERDLSQLMRESLAELKGVTAGI, from the coding sequence ATGAGTCGATGGGAGCCCAACGCGCGCGGACGGCTGGAGCAGGCGGCCCTGGAGCTGTACAGCGCACGCGGCTTCGAGCAGACGGCGGTGGCGGAGATCGCCCGGCGGGCGGGGCTCACGGAGCGGACGTTCTTCCGGCACTTCGCGGACAAGCGCGAGGTGCTGTTCGGGTCCTCGGGCGCGTTCCAGGACCTGTTCGTGGCCGGGGTCGAGGGGGCGCCCGACGGTGCGGCGCCGATCGACGCGATAGCCGGGGCACTGGCGGGCGTCGGCGTGTTCTTCGACGGGCGCCGGGAGCACTCCCGGCAGCGTCAGGCCGTCATCGTCGCCAACGCGGAGCTGCGGGAACGGGAGCTGATCAAACTCGCCTCACTCGCGTCGGCGATGGCCGGCACACTGCGCGCCCGTGGTGTCGCCGACCCGGCCGCGAGCCTGGCCGCCGAGGCGGGGATCGCCGTCTTCAAGATCGCGTTCGAGCGCTGGATCGAGGACGGTGAGGAGCGCGACCTGTCGCAGCTCATGCGCGAGTCGCTCGCCGAGCTGAAAGGCGTCACGGCGGGAATCTGA
- the glgB gene encoding 1,4-alpha-glucan branching enzyme: MTARTPSDRPSGSPPPPVTPVAARQVPAPAAAVEKPVEKPAAKSTKPAKPTGRKAAKSPKGKKTARGTAERGQAPAATAPTAAATPTAPKPREEPAVAPGPARAARPANGTPVAPPLDGGDRERLLSGAHHDPHGVLGAHPVAGGVLFRVLRPYARAVTVVTEGARTGLADDGDGFFSGVLALDAVPEYTLLVRYGDTAENPDEVRAGDPYRFLPALGELDLHLIGEGRHEELWKALGALPMVHQGVTGTRFTVWAPNARGVRIAGDFNYWDGTSLPMRSLGSTGVWELFVPGIGDGALYKFDITRPDGTHTVRADPMARRTEVPPATASIVTESHHVWRDEEWLAHRADRPVHEAPFSVYEVHLGSWRPGLTYRQLAAQLPAYVKDLGFTHVELMPVAEHPFGGSWGYQVTGFYAPTSRMGTPDDFRYLVDALHRAGIGVLVDWVPAHFPKDEWALARFDGPPLYEHADPQRAEHPDWGTLEFDYGRTEVRNFLVANAVYWCEEFHIDGLRVDAVASMLYLDYSREEGQWSPNEHGGRENLDAVAFLQEMNATVYRRCPGVVTVAEESTAWNGVTRATHHVGPDGFGGLGFGLKWNMGWMHDSLEYVAKEPVHRKYHHGEMTFSMVYAYSENYVLPISHDEVVHGKRALVSKMPGDWWQQRANERAYLGFMWAHPGKQLLFMGQEFAQGAEWSESHGPDWWLLDPSYEAEPDHRGVRDLVRDLNTVYGATPALWQRDTVPEGFAWVDGDAGEDNVFAFLRFDAAGAPLLAVSHFSPVVREDYRLGVPEEFAEWTEVLNTDAARYGGGDVRNAEPLKTEPAGAHGRPASLRLTLPPLATLWLRPA; the protein is encoded by the coding sequence GTGACCGCCCGCACGCCGTCCGACCGCCCGTCCGGCTCTCCGCCCCCGCCGGTGACGCCGGTCGCCGCCCGCCAGGTCCCGGCCCCCGCCGCGGCCGTGGAGAAGCCCGTGGAGAAACCCGCGGCGAAGTCCACGAAGCCCGCGAAGCCCACGGGGAGGAAGGCGGCCAAGAGCCCCAAGGGGAAGAAAACCGCACGCGGTACGGCCGAACGGGGGCAGGCACCGGCCGCCACCGCGCCCACCGCCGCCGCCACACCCACCGCGCCCAAGCCGCGCGAGGAGCCGGCAGTGGCCCCCGGTCCCGCGCGGGCCGCCCGGCCCGCGAACGGGACACCGGTCGCGCCGCCGCTGGACGGCGGCGACCGCGAGCGGCTGCTCAGCGGCGCGCACCACGATCCGCACGGGGTGCTGGGGGCGCACCCGGTCGCGGGCGGGGTGCTGTTCCGGGTGCTGCGCCCGTACGCCCGCGCCGTCACCGTCGTCACCGAGGGGGCGAGGACGGGGCTGGCCGACGACGGGGACGGCTTCTTCTCCGGGGTGCTGGCGCTGGACGCCGTGCCGGAGTACACCCTGCTGGTCCGGTACGGCGACACCGCCGAGAACCCGGACGAGGTGCGGGCAGGGGACCCGTACCGCTTCCTGCCCGCCCTCGGCGAACTCGATCTGCATCTGATCGGGGAGGGCCGGCACGAGGAGCTGTGGAAGGCGCTCGGCGCCCTGCCCATGGTCCATCAGGGCGTCACCGGCACCCGTTTCACCGTCTGGGCGCCCAATGCGCGGGGGGTGCGGATCGCCGGTGACTTCAACTACTGGGACGGTACGAGCCTGCCGATGCGTTCGCTGGGCTCCACCGGTGTGTGGGAGCTGTTCGTACCGGGGATCGGGGACGGCGCGCTCTACAAGTTCGACATCACCCGGCCCGACGGCACCCACACCGTGCGGGCCGACCCGATGGCCCGGCGCACCGAGGTGCCGCCCGCGACCGCGTCGATCGTCACCGAGTCGCACCATGTGTGGCGCGACGAGGAGTGGCTCGCGCATCGCGCGGACCGGCCGGTGCACGAGGCGCCGTTCTCCGTGTACGAGGTCCATCTGGGCTCCTGGCGACCGGGCCTGACGTACCGTCAGCTGGCCGCGCAGCTGCCCGCGTACGTCAAGGACCTCGGCTTCACCCATGTCGAGCTGATGCCGGTCGCCGAGCATCCCTTCGGCGGTTCCTGGGGCTATCAGGTCACCGGCTTCTACGCGCCGACCTCCCGCATGGGTACTCCGGACGACTTCCGGTATCTGGTGGACGCGCTGCACCGGGCGGGCATCGGGGTGCTGGTGGACTGGGTGCCGGCGCACTTCCCGAAGGACGAATGGGCGCTGGCCCGCTTCGACGGCCCTCCGCTCTACGAGCACGCCGACCCGCAGCGGGCGGAGCACCCCGACTGGGGCACGCTGGAGTTCGACTACGGGCGCACGGAGGTCCGCAACTTCCTGGTCGCCAACGCGGTGTACTGGTGCGAGGAGTTCCACATCGACGGGCTGCGGGTCGACGCGGTCGCCTCGATGCTCTACCTCGACTACTCGCGCGAGGAGGGGCAGTGGTCGCCGAACGAGCACGGCGGCCGGGAGAACCTGGACGCCGTGGCCTTCCTCCAGGAGATGAACGCCACCGTCTACCGGCGCTGCCCCGGCGTGGTGACCGTCGCCGAGGAGTCCACCGCCTGGAACGGCGTCACGCGCGCCACCCACCATGTCGGGCCGGACGGCTTCGGCGGTCTCGGCTTCGGGCTGAAGTGGAACATGGGGTGGATGCACGACTCGCTGGAGTACGTCGCCAAGGAGCCGGTGCACCGCAAGTACCACCACGGCGAGATGACCTTCTCCATGGTGTACGCCTACAGCGAGAACTACGTCCTGCCGATCTCGCACGACGAGGTCGTGCACGGCAAGCGCGCGCTGGTCTCGAAGATGCCCGGCGACTGGTGGCAGCAGCGCGCGAACGAACGCGCCTACCTCGGCTTCATGTGGGCCCATCCCGGCAAGCAACTCCTCTTCATGGGACAGGAGTTCGCCCAGGGCGCCGAGTGGTCCGAGAGCCACGGCCCGGACTGGTGGCTGCTCGACCCGTCGTACGAGGCGGAGCCCGACCACCGGGGCGTACGCGACCTGGTCCGCGATCTGAACACGGTGTACGGCGCGACGCCCGCGCTCTGGCAGCGCGACACCGTGCCGGAGGGGTTCGCCTGGGTGGACGGCGACGCGGGCGAGGACAACGTCTTCGCGTTCCTGCGCTTCGACGCGGCGGGCGCGCCACTGCTGGCGGTCTCGCACTTCTCGCCGGTGGTCCGCGAGGACTACCGGCTCGGGGTCCCGGAGGAGTTCGCGGAGTGGACCGAGGTGCTCAACACCGACGCGGCCCGCTACGGCGGCGGCGATGTGCGCAACGCGGAGCCGCTGAAGACGGAACCGGCCGGCGCACACGGCCGCCCGGCCTCCCTGCGGCTGACGCTGCCGCCACTGGCGACGCTCTGGCTGCGGCCCGCCTGA
- a CDS encoding maltokinase N-terminal cap-like domain-containing protein — MSKAASTRITPRLLDASPADLPAVSPALSPADARALVGSLAPLLHDWLPRQRWFAGKGRPVTGFQPVAVTELLPMAGGGPGLLHLLVRVEQRGGSGPAPSIPPSTTSSALAPAAAGDCYQLLLGVRKALPPQLASALIGHATQGPLTGRTVYEGLHDPRLAELLLERLRSSGGPGPLRFDRAGAIPGGLSGRLLDAEQSNTSLVYGDSAAGDGIAGDAYILKILRRVFPGPHPDLELPLALAAEGCERVPAPVGWFEAADPSGGGDTLTLGVLQPYLRGSRDGWQLALASLARGREFTAEASALGRATAEVHTALAAALPTVTLGRRRTAQLAAGMAERLEAAARAVPALLPYAPGLRTAFDALAGLDEAGRGRPAQRVHGDLHLGQTLRTPDGRWSVIDFEGEPARPLAERRRPQPPVRDVAGMLRSFDYAARSHEPWRPDWATRCRDAYCDGYAAASGTDPRAEPELLRAYETDKAVYEVLYEARHRPDWLPVPMAAIRRLAGGA; from the coding sequence ATGTCGAAGGCTGCATCCACCCGGATTACCCCGCGCCTTCTCGACGCTTCGCCCGCCGACTTGCCCGCCGTGTCGCCCGCGCTGTCGCCCGCCGACGCCAGGGCACTGGTCGGGTCGCTCGCGCCGCTGCTCCACGACTGGCTGCCACGCCAGCGCTGGTTCGCGGGCAAGGGCCGCCCGGTCACCGGATTCCAGCCGGTCGCGGTCACGGAGCTGCTGCCGATGGCCGGAGGTGGTCCGGGTCTGCTGCATCTGCTCGTACGGGTCGAACAGCGCGGCGGCTCGGGCCCCGCACCGTCGATCCCGCCCTCCACCACCTCCTCGGCCCTCGCCCCGGCGGCGGCCGGTGACTGCTACCAACTGCTGCTCGGGGTACGCAAGGCGCTGCCGCCGCAGCTGGCGTCCGCGCTGATCGGCCATGCCACGCAGGGGCCGCTGACCGGCCGTACCGTCTACGAGGGCCTGCACGATCCGCGCCTGGCCGAACTGCTTCTGGAGCGGCTGCGTTCGTCCGGCGGCCCGGGGCCGCTGCGCTTCGACCGGGCGGGCGCGATCCCGGGCGGGCTGAGCGGGCGGCTGCTGGACGCGGAGCAGTCGAACACCTCCCTGGTGTACGGGGACAGTGCCGCCGGGGACGGTATCGCCGGGGACGCCTACATCCTCAAGATCCTGCGCCGGGTCTTCCCCGGGCCGCATCCGGATCTGGAGCTGCCGCTCGCGCTGGCGGCGGAGGGGTGCGAGCGGGTGCCGGCGCCGGTCGGCTGGTTCGAGGCGGCCGACCCCTCCGGCGGCGGGGACACCCTCACGCTCGGGGTGCTCCAGCCGTATCTGCGCGGCTCGCGGGACGGGTGGCAGCTGGCGCTGGCCTCGCTGGCGCGGGGCCGGGAGTTCACCGCCGAGGCCAGTGCGCTGGGCCGGGCCACCGCCGAGGTGCACACGGCGCTGGCCGCCGCGCTGCCCACGGTGACGCTGGGCCGACGCAGGACCGCGCAGCTGGCGGCGGGCATGGCCGAACGCCTGGAGGCGGCGGCGCGGGCGGTGCCCGCACTGCTGCCGTACGCCCCCGGGCTGCGCACCGCCTTCGACGCGCTCGCCGGGCTCGACGAGGCGGGGCGCGGACGGCCGGCGCAGCGGGTCCACGGGGATCTGCATCTGGGTCAGACCCTGCGCACGCCGGACGGCCGCTGGTCGGTGATCGACTTCGAGGGCGAGCCCGCCAGACCGCTCGCCGAGCGCCGCCGCCCGCAGCCGCCGGTCCGCGATGTCGCCGGCATGCTCAGGTCCTTCGACTACGCGGCCCGCTCCCACGAACCGTGGCGCCCCGACTGGGCGACGCGCTGCCGGGACGCGTACTGCGACGGGTACGCGGCGGCCTCGGGCACGGATCCGCGCGCGGAGCCGGAGCTGCTGCGCGCGTACGAGACGGACAAGGCGGTCTACGAGGTGCTGTACGAGGCGAGGCACCGCCCCGACTGGCTCCCGGTGCCGATGGCGGCGATCCGCCGGCTGGCGGGCGGCGCCTGA
- the treS gene encoding maltose alpha-D-glucosyltransferase produces the protein MIVNEPVHDTFEDTPVKDRHPDWFKRAVFYEVLVRSFQDSNGDGIGDLKGITAKLDYLQWLGVDCLWLPPFFKSPLRDGGYDVSDYTAVLPEFGDLADFVEFVDAAHQRGMRVVIDFVMNHTSDQHDWFQESRKDPEGPYGDYYVWADDDKQYQDARIIFVDTETSNWTFDPVRKQYYWHRFFSHQPDLNYENPKVQEEIVSALRFWLDLGIDGFRLDAVPYLYQRENTNCENLPATHSFLKRVRKEIDAHYPDTVLLAEANQWPEDVVDYFGDYQKGGDECHMAFHFPVMPRIFMAVRRESRYPVSEILAKTPAIPTGCQWGIFLRNHDELTLEMVTDEERDYMYAEYAKDPRMRANIGIRRRLAPLLDNDRNQIELFTALLLSLPGSPILYYGDEIGMGDNIWLGDRDAVRTPMQWTPDRNAGFSSSDPGRLYLPTIMDPVYGYQVTNVEAAMASPSSLLHWTRRMIEIRKQNPAFGLGSYTELPSSNPAVLAFLREAPSERGDGDDLVLCVHNFSRFAQPTELDLKTFSGRHPVELIGGVRFPAIGEWPYLLTLAGHGFYWFRLRKDGTPA, from the coding sequence ATGATCGTCAACGAGCCCGTCCACGACACGTTCGAGGACACACCGGTCAAGGACCGGCATCCCGACTGGTTCAAACGAGCCGTCTTCTACGAGGTCCTGGTGCGTTCGTTCCAGGACAGCAACGGCGACGGCATCGGCGACCTGAAGGGAATCACCGCCAAGCTGGACTATCTCCAGTGGCTCGGTGTCGACTGCCTCTGGCTGCCGCCCTTCTTCAAGTCGCCGCTGCGCGACGGCGGCTACGACGTGTCGGACTACACGGCCGTGCTCCCCGAATTCGGCGATCTCGCCGACTTCGTGGAGTTCGTGGACGCCGCGCACCAGCGCGGCATGCGTGTGGTCATCGACTTCGTCATGAACCACACGAGCGACCAGCACGACTGGTTCCAGGAGTCCCGCAAGGACCCCGAGGGCCCGTACGGCGACTACTACGTCTGGGCCGACGACGACAAGCAGTACCAGGACGCCCGGATCATCTTCGTCGACACGGAGACGTCCAACTGGACCTTCGACCCGGTGCGCAAGCAGTACTACTGGCACCGCTTCTTCTCCCACCAGCCGGATCTCAACTACGAGAACCCGAAGGTGCAGGAGGAGATCGTCTCCGCGCTGCGCTTCTGGCTGGACCTGGGCATCGACGGCTTCCGGCTGGACGCCGTGCCGTATCTCTACCAGCGCGAGAACACCAACTGCGAGAACCTCCCGGCCACCCACTCCTTCCTCAAGCGGGTACGCAAGGAGATCGACGCGCACTACCCCGACACGGTGCTGCTCGCCGAGGCCAACCAGTGGCCGGAGGATGTCGTCGACTACTTCGGCGACTACCAGAAGGGGGGCGACGAATGCCACATGGCGTTCCACTTCCCGGTGATGCCGCGCATCTTCATGGCCGTACGGCGCGAGTCCCGCTATCCGGTCTCCGAGATCCTGGCGAAGACCCCGGCGATCCCGACCGGCTGCCAGTGGGGGATCTTCCTGCGCAACCATGACGAGCTGACCCTCGAAATGGTCACGGACGAAGAGCGCGACTACATGTACGCGGAGTACGCGAAGGATCCCCGGATGCGCGCCAACATCGGCATCCGGCGCCGCCTCGCCCCGCTGCTGGACAACGACCGCAACCAGATCGAGCTGTTCACCGCGCTGCTGCTCTCGCTGCCCGGCTCCCCGATCCTCTACTACGGGGACGAGATCGGGATGGGCGACAACATCTGGCTGGGCGACCGGGACGCGGTGCGCACCCCGATGCAGTGGACGCCCGACCGGAACGCGGGGTTCTCCTCCAGCGACCCCGGCCGGCTCTATCTGCCGACGATCATGGACCCGGTCTACGGCTACCAGGTCACCAATGTGGAGGCGGCGATGGCGTCGCCGTCCTCGCTGCTGCACTGGACGCGGCGGATGATCGAGATCCGCAAGCAGAACCCGGCCTTCGGGCTCGGCTCGTACACCGAGCTGCCGTCGTCCAACCCGGCGGTGCTCGCGTTTCTGCGCGAGGCCCCCTCGGAGCGGGGCGACGGCGACGACCTGGTGCTCTGTGTGCACAACTTCTCGCGGTTCGCGCAGCCCACGGAGCTGGACCTGAAGACCTTCAGCGGACGGCATCCGGTGGAGCTGATCGGCGGGGTGCGGTTCCCCGCGATCGGGGAGTGGCCGTATCTGCTGACGCTGGCGGGACACGGCTTCTACTGGTTCCGGCTCAGGAAGGACGGCACGCCCGCGTGA